In one window of Amblyomma americanum isolate KBUSLIRL-KWMA chromosome 9, ASM5285725v1, whole genome shotgun sequence DNA:
- the LOC144105715 gene encoding uncharacterized protein LOC144105715 has protein sequence MASFNEKLVQEVKKHKQLWDQQSKLHKEAGYREASWMEIAAALDVTVEECQTRWRTLRDTYLKRKKRRRAGANGQWSVLERDLGFLDDFLRPRTRRSTLNAAAPADVKQEQPGEDAETREAAVAAAAAPPQPWPLAMRPAAVMPHRLAAQELSSDPEELFCLSLAARLKRLLPRERSIARMKMLETLHNLEFGENIGEAALGEP, from the exons ATGGCCTCCTTCAACGAGAAGCTCGTCCAGGAGGTGAAGAAGCACAAGCAGCTCTGGGACCAGCAGTCCAAGCTGCACAAGGAGGCCGGCTACCGGGAGGCGTCCTGGATGGAAATCGCCGCCGCGCTGGACGTGACCG TGGAGGAGTGCCAGACCCGGTGGCGCACCCTCCGGGACACGTACCTCAAGCGCAAGAAGCGCCGGCGCGCTGGCGCCAACGGGCAGTGGAGCGTGCTGGAGCGTGATCTCGGCTTCCTCGATGACTTCCTGAGGCCGCGAAC GAGGCGCTCGACGCTGAACGCGGCGGCCCCGGCCGATGTCAAACAGGAGCAGCCCGGCGAAGACGCCGAAACGCGCGAGGCAGCggtggctgcggcagcagcacCACCTCAGCCCTGGCCTCTGGCCATGCGGCCGGCTGCCGTGATGCCGCACCGCCTGGCGGCGCAGGAGCTCTCCTCGGACCCCGAGGAGCTCTTCTGCCTCAGCTTGGCGGCGCGCCTCAAGAGACTTCTGCCCCGCGAACGAAGCATCGCCAGGATGAagatgctggagacactgcacaACTTGGAGTTTGGCGAGAACATCGGAGAGGCCGCGCTAGGAGAACCCTAA